In Saccharomyces paradoxus chromosome VIII, complete sequence, the genomic window CTGGCGTGCAAGCAAAGCAAAATTTGGGTTTGCATTGAAGCAGGTTTCTGCATCTTCTACTAGCCCCACAATCCACTCTGGCCCAGTATGTAAGAGAGCTGGAGgtgttttgaattttaaCCCAATCGCTTGTTCGTAGTCAGCAATTGTCTCACTCGATATACTTTCGTAATCAGCTATAACAGCTTTAAAGCTGATTAATCCCTTATTAATTGTTAATGGAACAGCGCCCACTCCACATTCTTGAACGAGAGAAGTCGCAGTGGTATTTTTGGTGAACTCAAGGAAAGCCTTACAAGAACCAATGGTTGGATGTCCAGCAAATGGCAATTCACTTCTTGGGGAAAAAATCCTCAATTTGTAATCGTATTTGTTATCAGAGGGcttaaataaaaatgttgtTTCTGATAAGTTTGTCCAGTTGGCAATCGCCTGTAAATCTTCTTGAGTGACTTCACTTTCATCAACTTCTAAGAAGTTCACTACCGCCACTGGGTTGCCCTTAAATGGCGTCTTAGTAAATACATCAACTTGCTTAAAAGGTACTGTTAAAGTCATGTTTTAGGcgcttaattttttatttacctCTTTTGTGCGATGTTTAGGCAATAAGTTTAGTATTTTGGGAGGTTATATAATAAATGCTACCTATGGATGACTAATCTTTAAAGAGCGAAACGTAAGAATTCAAGAGGCGATAACAAATTTCCGCGGAATATTAGAGATAAGCGTCGAGGGAGGAGTTTGGCATACGAACTACAATTACAAgagcatatatatatatgtatatctTTTATACATCATGTATACGCGTGTGCTTCGAGTTATCGTGTATGGTAATTTTATTACTTCCCAGttatttataattttttcctaGAAATACTTTCTATCTAATCCAAACTCCAGCTCTCTCTCAAGATCTAGGAGTGTGCCATTATCATTCTGAGGCGGGATATCTGCAGTATCCGCAGCGGCAGGTCCCATCTCCATCATACTTTCCTGAGGTCGAGGAGGGAAATCTGTATCATGCCTTGGTAAGTTTTGAGAGTGAATACCAAACGATTCTTGTTGTGACGCCACAGAATTAGACGTGGCCATTTGTTTTGAATAGTTTCCTTCACTCACTGCAGCGTTTCCATTATTCGCATTTGAAGcctgttgctgctgctgttgctgctgtaACTGTAATTGCTTTTGCTCTTCTAATAGTGGTTGCCTTACAAACAGTCTGAAATCTTGCACTTCTTGTATAACCATTTGTTTCAAGTCCTCCATATCATTAACGGATTCAAAGCTAAATTCGAATTTTTCGCTGCAAACAGGTTCGTCAGCTGGATCATGCCATATGGACAAGTAAGGATGCTCCAGGGCCTCATCTACGGTAATTCTCTTCTGAGGGTCAAACGCGAGCATTTTCTCCAATAAATCTAATGCTTGCGAATTAGCATTTGGGTATAAATTGACAAAAGGGACTTTTGGAATAAAACCTAATTGATGGATGTAGTCTTGAACATTTTTAGAACCAATCCTTCTTAAAGTTTCATCCGGGGGTGTCCCTAAAACCTGTAATATTTGATTCAATTGATTAACGTAATCCTTTCCTTTGAAGATTGGCTTTCCGCCAAGAAACTCCGCTAAAATACAACCTGCTGACCATATGTCAATCGCCTTGGTATAACCTTGGTAACTCAACATTATTTCGGGAGCTCTATACCATCTGGTAGCCACGTACTCCGTCAAAAACTGGCTGTTTTCGACAGGATTTTCAGAATACCCTCTAGCTAACCCAAAATCACAAATTTTCAGTTGACAATCAGCATTAACAAGTAAATTACCGGGCTTCAAATCACGATGCAAGACATCTGCGGAATGAATATATTTTAAACCACATAATATCTGGTATGTGAAACTTTGATAGTGAGCGTCTGTCAAAGGTTGACCGGACTTGATGATTTGGTGCATATCACATTCCATAAGTTCCTCATATAGGTATAGTCCATTGATGGATCCGTCTGGATAAAAAACGATATCCATATCGTAAAGACATGTAATATTTTTGTGGCCTCTGAAATGCCTCAAAAGCTTTAGTTCACGTAAGGATCTTTTACACAGTAAAGTCTTCGAAAAAACATTAGTCACCTTCTTAATGGCCACTGTGGTATCTTCGGCTGCTTCTGCAAACCGCGCTGAACACACTATACCGTACGCTCCATGACCTATTTCTTTAATAAGTTGGAACCTCTTATCTACACTGAAATCTTGATTAAAAACCTTGAAAGTATGCCTCTCTATTTTGTCAGTCATGTCCCAGAGTTGTTATACACGCCCTTCGACCTTTTTACGATTTTGATAGCTTCAATATGAAAATCTGTGGCCGCTTAGATCTGCTCGCTGAATGCACAGTTCGTttagtatatatatatctggCAGACCAGGGTCTTAAATTAAACCTAATTGCTTGTGTAGGATCTGATTTCCctcagtttttttttttttgatttttcctGGCTGGATCTcctttttcagtttctaTTTTTAACATTGAAACTTTCCATTTAGCCAACATTTCGCAGCTttgtataaaaaaaagatattaTAAAAATCGCCGCATACGTAGGCTTAGCTAAATAGATAATCTCTAGGTAGATGTTTCGGGAGTCCGTTAATTTATACAAATAGGCGCATAACTATTCGAAATTATGcagaacaagaaaagaaaacttcaGATAAAGGGCatgcattttttctccGCAAGTCATTTCAAAGTTTCTAACCGTTTATAGAAATCTTTTACTCTTTCATTGGTGCGAATCTTTCCTGGATCAAAGTTTAGGACCTGTAAAGTGTCCATGGTGACTGCTCTTGACAATGCAACGTAAACTTGGCCGGCTTCGAAAATTCTTCTCAAGTCAACCTTCAGTCTTTGAATAGTTTGTCCTTGCGCCTTGTGAATAGACAGTGCCCAGCATAACATTAGAGGAACCTGAGTTCTTTCTAACCCGACATTTTCTCTGGGAATATCAATGGGGAAACGCTCTGGGACCATGAGCTCATGGATGTACTTGTTTTTGCCCACCGTCCACCTCACATAGGGGAATTTTTCCTTATGAGGAGAGATCTTGACTGCGTGATTTatcaagattttcaaaCGTTCTAATCTAGCTAATGGTCTGGCGTTGACATCTTGACGAAACTCCTTTGATTCCTTTAACAAGGGATTGGCAATGACTCGACTTACCAATCTCATGTCCATGACAACTTCATCATCTATAATCTTATAAATTTCCTTCATTTTAACCACCAACGATTCtgtaacaaaaaataagacTTTCCCCAGTGACCCATTGACTAATTCTACGTCAGGGCGgtttttcaacatcatAACCTGTGCGTCTTCCTTCAATGCGACAACTTTTTCCACCATCAATGAAGAATCCAGTAACGCTTGGTATCTCTCGGGCGCATTATCTACAGCTTTGAATTCGTACAAATTACCAGGTAGGGACTGCAATTTCTTTACATTAGATAGTTCAACTTCTCTTCTCGTAGCATACAGTTCTGTAGGGGCAATTCCATCGGGATAATCTATATCTCTATTTAGGTTTCTTATCGTTTTAGTAATGTCGACGGTCAGTTCTCCGTATCTAATGGCATTTAGAATATCAATCAGTTCGTTATCCTGTTGTCTGAAGACCTTTGTCAGTAAAATCGTTTTTCGAATGCACCGTTTCCAcatttcactttcaaagCAAAATTTTACCACTTTATACTCATCTTTCTTAGCCACGGGTGGtaattgaaagaaatcaCCTGTTAGGACCAATTGAATACCACCAAAGGGATCATCGTTCTTGCGAATTCTCCTCGCGATTTGTTCTAATTTATCCAACAGATTACCATCAACCATagaaatttcatcaatgaTTAAAACTTTTGTATACCTCCATGCAGCCAATAACTCCTTCTGTGATTGTATTCTTTTCACCAATTGATCGATAGTTTTGTTCCCAATTCCTATACCAGACCACTTATGTAAAGTGGAGCCACCAATAGTCACTGCCGCTAGCCCTGTAGAGGCGGTGATCGCAATTGATTCTTTCCCATACAAAGAGCTCAATTGCCTTATAATGGTTTGCAAAATGACAGACTTACCTGTACCTGCACTACCCGTGTAAAAAACAttcgttctttttttgacgATTAAATTAACGACCCTTTCTTGCTCTGTTGTAAGTACTACTGGTGAAGAACCGCTTCTCTGGTTCATTGAGTCCAGATTTGATGCTGTCTTTCTTAGCAACggctttattttctttggtacTGTAAGTTTTAAACCTTGAAACTCCATGGAAGGTTTAGACCTCTTTGCGGGTCTTTCCGAATCAGCAGAAAGTTCCATGCTagaatcatcaatattGATCGTACTAGTGAACGATAGTTGTCTAGAATTAGATTTTACACTAGTAACTTCCCGCAAAGTCTCATCCTCATCATAATGATATGTTTTCTGCGTCGTAGACGCAGAGGCAGTCTTGTGAAGAGAACTGGTCATCGATGGTGATCTGCTAGGCTTCTTATAGCTATTGAGTCTGGGCACatttaccaattttttgaattctgCGTCGGGATCATCATCACCAAACGAACCTTGTGTCTGCGAGAATAAGGAGGATGAATTGTTCCGTATCAATCTTGGCCTAGGGGGCACTATTCTGGTGTGGTTACCTTCATCACCGTTTTCTAAATCAATTACTGTTGTGCTGTTTTTCGAAGCAGCAGCTGGCTTTTTTCCGGAACCCATAAAGAACGAAGACAGTGTTTGTTGCCTGTAGGCGTGAGAGCCTGATGCCGAACCAGCTGATGTGTTGCAATTTGAGGTTCTTTTAGACCATTGCTTCTTATTACCGGAGGCATGCGACCTGAACATCGGGGTATTTTATCCGAACAATTCTTAAGGTTTGAGGTTGTTTCCTTTTGCTTATTGTTCGAGATGATGTTTATTTACATATTACTTGACATAATAATATCGGAATAATGCATGCGCATTCGGGTGAGCCCTGTAATAgggaaaaatgaaaaaaaaaaaagaataaaaaaatagaagagCACGGCAgcttaaaaagaaaaaaatttatgatAACGGCAAAATAGTAAAGAACCCTGGCAAAAGGAATAATTCAGTAAGGGAAGACAGACCGGCTTTAAGAGTGCTTTTTTAGATCTGCCAAGAGTCCAAGTTAGCGGAGAAGAagacagaagaagaagaagacgaaagaaggaaagaagacAATGTCTAAACAATTTAGTCATACCACTAACGACAGAAGATCATCGATCATCTACTCCACGAGTGTCGGAAAGGCAGGCCTATTCACGCCTGCAGACTACATCCCACAGGAGTCAGAAGAAAACCTAATTGAGGACGAAGAGCAAGAGGGTAGTGAGGAAGAATCCGTCTGTGCCGGTAATAACGATGAGACGGAGAGGGAAGGCGAATACCATTCGTTGTTAGATGCCAACAATTCGCGGACACTGCAACAAGAAGCATGGCAACAAGGCTACAACTCGCACGACCGTAAGCGTTTGCTCGACGAAGAACGAGACCTGCTAATAGACAACAAACTGCTTTCTCAAAACGGCAACGGTGGAGGAGATATAGAAAGCCATGGACATGGCCAACCAGTTGAACCGGACGAAGAGGAAAGACCCACTGAGATTGTGAATGCGTGGGAGAGCGCGATCGAAAGCGGCCAGAAAATCAACACAACTTTCAAGAGAGAGACGCAAGTGATCACAATGAATGCGTTGCCGCTAATCTTCACCTTTATCTTGCAAAACTCGTTGTCGCTAGCATCTATTTTTTCCGTCTCACATTTGGGGACGAAAGAGCTAGGTGGTGTTACACTGGGTTCTATGACTGCTAACATCACGGGTCTTGCCGCTATTCAAGGCCTGTGCACATGCCTGGACACACTGTGTGCACAGGCATATGGCGCCAAGAACTACCACTTGGTAGGTGTGCTGGTGCAGAGGTGTGCCGTGATCACCATCTTGGCATTTTTGCCAATGATGTACGTGTGGTTTGTTTGGTCAGAAAAGATACTTGCACTAATGATTCCAGAGAGAGAACTGTGTGCGTTAGCGGCTAATTACCTACGTGTTACCGCATTCGGTGTGCCGGGATTCATCCTTTTTGAGTGTGGCAAAAGGTTTCTACAATGCCAAGGTATATTCCATGCATCTACGATTGTGCTGTTTGTATGCGCACCCTTGAACGCATTGATGAACTACTTGCTTGTTTGGAATGACAAGATTGGGATCGGGTACCTCGGTGCGCCATTATCGGTCGTCATCAACTACTGGTTGATGACGCTCGGATTGCTAATATACGCTATCACTACCAAACACAAGGAGAGACCACTAAAATGCTGGAATGGTATCATCCCCAAAGAACAAGCATTTAAGAACTGGCGTAAGATGATTAACCTAGCCATCCCTGGGGTAGTGATGGTGGAAGCAGAATTCCTCGGCTTTGAAGTGTTAACAATTTTCGCCTCCCACCTGGGCACCGATGCTTTGGGCGCTCAGTCGATCGTGGCTACGATTGCGTCTCTTGCATACCAAGTGCCCTTCTCTATCTCCGTATCTACGAGTACACGTGTAGCCAATTTTATCGGCGCGTCGCTATACGATAGCTGCATGATCACGTGCCGCGTGTCCTTATTGCTGTCCTTTGTGTGCTCGTCGATGAACATGTTCGTTATCTGTCGTTACAAGGAGCAAATCgcaagtttattttctacCGAGAGCGCAGTAGTGAGGATGGTGGTAGACACACTACCGCTACTTGCGTTCATGCAATTATTCGACGCATTTAATGCGTCGACCGCCGGATGCCTACGTGGTCAAGGGAGACAAAAGATAGGTGGTTACATCAACTTAGTTGCGTTTTACTGTCTAGGTGTGCCAATGGCATATGTCTTAGCATTCCTATATCATCTGGGCGTGGGCGGTTTGTGGCTGGGCATCACCAGTGCGTTGGTAATGATGAGTGTGTGCCAAGGATACGCCGTGTTTCATGGTGACAAGCGCCGTATTCTCGGGGCGGCTCGCAAGCGCAATGCTGAGACCCATGCATCATAAAACTCGTCCAGGGTCGAATGACGTATAGGGGAGATACACATCCCCACCCCCGCATCCACCGGCCTTCTGGCCAATAGTGTTGGTAATTTAAGGGTTTCGCCATGTGGCATGTCACCAGCAAAATAGTACACGTGCCCATACGGCACCAAACGGGCATGCATTgcactgaaaaaattgctgCCCTTCATATGTTTCTATATATGCATACACTTACACATTCGTACATTCattcttatatatatatatatatatatatatatatagtgtGCATGGTGCATATGAATATTTATTACCACCTTTTTTGGTCTCTAATTTTACCTCGTCAGGGTGAAGATAAGTAGCATATCGAAGAGTATAATGACAAAAGCGTATACTATCGTTATTAAGCTGGGCAGTTCATCGCTTGTCGACGAAAGTACAAAAGAGCCAAAGTTGTCCATCATGACGTTAATCGTTGAGACCGTGACGAACCTTAAACGAATGGGCCACAAAGTGATTATCGTATCCAGCGGCGGTATTGCCGTTGGTTTGGACGCGCTCAATATCCCGCACAAGCCCAAGCAGTTGTCTGAAGTGCAAGCGATTGCCGCTGTCGGACAAGGCCGTCTCATCGCACGCTGGAATATGCTATTTTCTCAATATGGCGAGGAAACTGCACAAATCCTGCTCACACGTAACGACATATTGCGTTGGAACCAGTACAATAACGCACGCAACACAATCAACGAACTGTTGGCCATGGGCGTCATCCCCATAGTAAACGAAAACGATACGCTATCCATCAGCGAGATCGAATTCGGCGATAACGACACGCTTTCTGCCATCACCGCTGCTCTCGTGGGTGCAGATTTCCTGTTCTTGCTCACAGACGTGGACTGTCTATACACAGACAATCCACGCACTAACCCTGACGCTCGCCCCATTGTCCTCGTCCCGGAGCTATCTGAGGGCCTGCCGGGCGTCAACACTTCCAGCGGTTCAGGGTCCGAGGTTGGCACGGGCGGCATGCGCACCAAACTCATAGCCGCCGACCTCGCCTCTAATGCCGGTATTGAAACTATTGTGATGAAGAGCGACCGGCCAGAGTACGTCCCGGAGATCGTTGACTACATTCAGCATCACTTCCGCCCTCCACGCCATACCGGAAACGGCACACAGCAGCAATTTCTCGAACTCCAGGATGCGGAGCTCGAACAGCTGCGCCGCCACAATGTTCCCATGCACACCAAGTTCTTGGCTAACGACAACAAGCACAAGCTTAAGAACAGGGAGTTTTGGATACTCCATGGGCTCATTACCAAGGGCGCCATTATCATCGATGAGAACAGTTATGATCGACTTTTGTCAAAGGACAAGGCTAGTTTGACTGCAAACGCCGTAATTGAAGTCCGGGACAACTTTCACGAGCTTGAGTGCGTGGATCTCAAGATCGGTAAGCGGTTACCCAATGGTGAATTAGATATCTCGAAGCCGGTTCAGTCCGTGGGGCGCGTCCGCTCC contains:
- the YHI9 gene encoding Yhi9p (similar to YHR029C), producing the protein MTLTVPFKQVDVFTKTPFKGNPVAVVNFLEVDESEVTQEDLQAIANWTNLSETTFLFKPSDNKYDYKLRIFSPRSELPFAGHPTIGSCKAFLEFTKNTTATSLVQECGVGAVPLTINKGLISFKAVIADYESISSETIADYEQAIGLKFKTPPALLHTGPEWIVGLVEDAETCFNANPNFALLARQTKQNNHEGIILAGLKKTAVIKNSYEMRAFAPAINVNEDPVCGSGSVALARYLQELYKFEETTDITISQGGRLQRNGQILASIKKEANDNTSYHVAGHAVTVIDGKITL
- the SLT2 gene encoding mitogen-activated serine/threonine-protein kinase SLT2 (Serine/threonine MAP kinase~similar to YHR030C), whose translation is MTDKIERHTFKVFNQDFSVDKRFQLIKEIGHGAYGIVCSARFAEAAEDTTVAIKKVTNVFSKTLLCKRSLRELKLLRHFRGHKNITCLYDMDIVFYPDGSINGLYLYEELMECDMHQIIKSGQPLTDAHYQSFTYQILCGLKYIHSADVLHRDLKPGNLLVNADCQLKICDFGLARGYSENPVENSQFLTEYVATRWYRAPEIMLSYQGYTKAIDIWSAGCILAEFLGGKPIFKGKDYVNQLNQILQVLGTPPDETLRRIGSKNVQDYIHQLGFIPKVPFVNLYPNANSQALDLLEKMLAFDPQKRITVDEALEHPYLSIWHDPADEPVCSEKFEFSFESVNDMEDLKQMVIQEVQDFRLFVRQPLLEEQKQLQLQQQQQQQQASNANNGNAAVSEGNYSKQMATSNSVASQQESFGIHSQNLPRHDTDFPPRPQESMMEMGPAAADTADIPPQNDNGTLLDLERELEFGLDRKYF
- the RRM3 gene encoding DNA helicase (DNA helicase involved in rDNA replication and Ty1 transposition~similar to YHR031C) codes for the protein MFRSHASGNKKQWSKRTSNCNTSAGSASGSHAYRQQTLSSFFMGSGKKPAAASKNSTTVIDLENGDEGNHTRIVPPRPRLIRNNSSSLFSQTQGSFGDDDPDAEFKKLVNVPRLNSYKKPSRSPSMTSSLHKTASASTTQKTYHYDEDETLREVTSVKSNSRQLSFTSTINIDDSSMELSADSERPAKRSKPSMEFQGLKLTVPKKIKPLLRKTASNLDSMNQRSGSSPVVLTTEQERVVNLIVKKRTNVFYTGSAGTGKSVILQTIIRQLSSLYGKESIAITASTGLAAVTIGGSTLHKWSGIGIGNKTIDQLVKRIQSQKELLAAWRYTKVLIIDEISMVDGNLLDKLEQIARRIRKNDDPFGGIQLVLTGDFFQLPPVAKKDEYKVVKFCFESEMWKRCIRKTILLTKVFRQQDNELIDILNAIRYGELTVDITKTIRNLNRDIDYPDGIAPTELYATRREVELSNVKKLQSLPGNLYEFKAVDNAPERYQALLDSSLMVEKVVALKEDAQVMMLKNRPDVELVNGSLGKVLFFVTESLVVKMKEIYKIIDDEVVMDMRLVSRVIANPLLKESKEFRQDVNARPLARLERLKILINHAVKISPHKEKFPYVRWTVGKNKYIHELMVPERFPIDIPRENVGLERTQVPLMLCWALSIHKAQGQTIQRLKVDLRRIFEAGQVYVALSRAVTMDTLQVLNFDPGKIRTNERVKDFYKRLETLK
- the ERC1 gene encoding Erc1p (Member of the multi-drug and toxin extrusion (MATE) family~similar to YHR032W) codes for the protein MSKQFSHTTNDRRSSIIYSTSVGKAGLFTPADYIPQESEENLIEDEEQEGSEEESVCAGNNDETEREGEYHSLLDANNSRTLQQEAWQQGYNSHDRKRLLDEERDLLIDNKLLSQNGNGGGDIESHGHGQPVEPDEEERPTEIVNAWESAIESGQKINTTFKRETQVITMNALPLIFTFILQNSLSLASIFSVSHLGTKELGGVTLGSMTANITGLAAIQGLCTCLDTLCAQAYGAKNYHLVGVLVQRCAVITILAFLPMMYVWFVWSEKILALMIPERELCALAANYLRVTAFGVPGFILFECGKRFLQCQGIFHASTIVLFVCAPLNALMNYLLVWNDKIGIGYLGAPLSVVINYWLMTLGLLIYAITTKHKERPLKCWNGIIPKEQAFKNWRKMINLAIPGVVMVEAEFLGFEVLTIFASHLGTDALGAQSIVATIASLAYQVPFSISVSTSTRVANFIGASLYDSCMITCRVSLLLSFVCSSMNMFVICRYKEQIASLFSTESAVVRMVVDTLPLLAFMQLFDAFNASTAGCLRGQGRQKIGGYINLVAFYCLGVPMAYVLAFLYHLGVGGLWLGITSALVMMSVCQGYAVFHGDKRRILGAARKRNAETHAS
- a CDS encoding putative glutamate 5-kinase (similar to YHR033W), with the translated sequence MTKAYTIVIKLGSSSLVDESTKEPKLSIMTLIVETVTNLKRMGHKVIIVSSGGIAVGLDALNIPHKPKQLSEVQAIAAVGQGRLIARWNMLFSQYGEETAQILLTRNDILRWNQYNNARNTINELLAMGVIPIVNENDTLSISEIEFGDNDTLSAITAALVGADFLFLLTDVDCLYTDNPRTNPDARPIVLVPELSEGLPGVNTSSGSGSEVGTGGMRTKLIAADLASNAGIETIVMKSDRPEYVPEIVDYIQHHFRPPRHTGNGTQQQFLELQDAELEQLRRHNVPMHTKFLANDNKHKLKNREFWILHGLITKGAIIIDENSYDRLLSKDKASLTANAVIEVRDNFHELECVDLKIGKRLPNGELDISKPVQSVGRVRSNYTSLELAKIKGLPSEKIHDVLGYSVSEYVAHRENIAFPPQF